In the Ostrinia nubilalis chromosome 7, ilOstNubi1.1, whole genome shotgun sequence genome, one interval contains:
- the LOC135073443 gene encoding uncharacterized protein LOC135073443 has product MGSSEGQQTFCLKWNHHKTNLVEILEALIKVETYVDCTLVVDDQVTFKAHRVVLAANSPYFQSILADVPMDHCSILFPGVKDFEMRALLEYMYTGEVNVTQAQIPRIMKVAEQLEVKGLFDMTELRRRPGANERTPAASPPRVVPAAPSSISPPAPAPPTRWPPPPAAPVLSAAYESVDMNPLKRKKLSSMLATRDTPILRNVLAQSSPVDSSQPISLVCHPVNNNGPPRLHSNGSAHEPERPPSPQRPFDYRPRRLSSRASSPHYNNRSDRSEDAHSPYTERSFEEENSRNFHPSPPPANFQPDVRAGLAPYVPPQQKPEWKRYKQYTRSDIMSAIECVRNGMSALQASRKYGVPSRTLYDKVKKLGITTSRPMSRGVKRESNGAAFPYGLSGTGGNDDGNPTTPLIDPSFLQQALEGATRDGGREALHAMALAAAAHAALAPRSPPRSTPQSPRSPLPDDDHVEDLSISRRHDIEPPSGVIVPPRNFALDCSSERD; this is encoded by the coding sequence ATGGGGAGTAGCGAAGGTCAGCAGACTTTCTGTCTAAAATGGAACCATCACAAGACGAATCTTGTGGAGATCCTGGAGGCGTTGATAAAAGTAGAGACTTATGTGGACTGCACGCTCGTGGTAGACGACCAGGTGACGTTCAAGGCTCACCGCGTGGTGCTCGCAGCCAACTCGCCCTACTTCCAGTCCATACTGGCTGACGTGCCCATGGACCACTGCAGCATCCTCTTCCCCGGGGTAAAAGACTTCGAGATGCGCGCGCTCCTCGAGTACATGTACACGGGCGAGGTGAACGTGACGCAGGCCCAGATACCGCGGATCATGAAGGTGGCCGAGCAGCTGGAAGTCAAGGGTTTGTTCGACATGACGGAGCTCCGTCGCCGGCCGGGCGCCAACGAGCGCACGCCGGCCGCGTCCCCGCCGCGAGTCGTGCCCGCGGCGCCGTCCAGCATCTCTCCGCCGGCTCCGGCGCCGCCCACGCGCTGGCCGCCACCACCGGCCGCGCCGGTTCTTTCAGCGGCCTACGAATCCGTTGACATGAACCCCCTGAAACGCAAAAAACTCTCCAGTATGTTAGCCACCCGCGATACACCCATCTTGAGGAACGTCCTCGCCCAGTCATCCCCGGTTGATTCCTCCCAACCGATTTCTCTCGTCTGCCATCCTGTTAACAATAATGGCCCTCCTCGTCTGCACTCTAATGGTTCCGCCCACGAGCCTGAGAGACCGCCGAGCCCGCAACGACCCTTTGACTATCGTCCTCGCAGATTGTCATCGAGAGCTTCGTCGCCCCATTATAATAACAGATCCGATCGCTCAGAGGATGCTCACTCTCCATACACGGAACGTTCCTTCGAGGAAGAAAATTCTCGCAATTTCCATCCCTCCCCTCCACCCGCGAATTTTCAACCAGATGTTAGAGCAGGACTCGCACCTTATGTACCACCGCAACAAAAGCCAGAGTGGAAAAGATACAAACAATATACGCGATCGGATATCATGTCCGCTATAGAATGCGTTAGAAATGGAATGAGCGCTTTACAGGCCTCTCGTAAATATGGCGTTCCATCACGTACTTTGTACGATAAAGTAAAGAAGCTGGGTATAACGACAAGTCGACCGATGAGTAGAGGAGTCAAAAGGGAGAGCAACGGTGCCGCCTTTCCTTACGGATTAAGTGGCACGGGTGGTAATGACGACGGAAATCCGACCACGCCTCTTATCGACCCATCTTTCCTTCAGCAAGCCTTAGAAGGGGCAACTAGAGATGGAGGACGCGAAGCCCTTCACGCCATGGCTCTAGCTGCAGCCGCGCACGCCGCACTCGCCCCTAGATCGCCGCCGCGATCTACACCGCAGTCACCTCGGTCACCGCTCCCCGACGACGATCATGTTGAGGATCTCTCAATTTCTCGACGTCACGATATAGAGCCACCATCCGGAGTCATAGTCCCGCCTCGAAACTTTGCCCTAGATTGCAGTAGCGAAAGAGATTGA